Proteins encoded together in one Halothermothrix orenii H 168 window:
- a CDS encoding YlmC/YmxH family sporulation protein — protein MVKKSELSLKDVVDISRGKKLGYIEDVEIDLDKGKIKAFVVPAHPSKVMRFFTKKSDLVINWEDIKKIGEDVILVNLNNDGQV, from the coding sequence ATGGTAAAAAAGTCAGAATTAAGTCTTAAGGATGTAGTTGATATATCCCGGGGAAAAAAACTGGGATATATTGAAGATGTTGAAATTGATCTCGATAAAGGAAAAATTAAAGCCTTTGTTGTTCCTGCTCATCCCAGCAAAGTAATGAGATTTTTTACTAAAAAAAGTGATCTGGTAATAAACTGGGAAGATATTAAAAAAATAGGTGAAGATGTTATACTGGTAAACTTAAATAATGATGGCCAAGTTTAA
- the murG gene encoding undecaprenyldiphospho-muramoylpentapeptide beta-N-acetylglucosaminyltransferase: protein MKLVFTGGGTGGHIYPALALAESFRKKGDEILYIGSNDGLERRIVPEEGFDFQGIEVAPFPRNLSVHLFSSLLKTGRGFIQARKLLRKFKPDVVIGTGGFVSGPVVLAAALQKIPTVIHEQNAYPGLANRLLAPFVTRIALNFKEADRHFKEKAREKIEITGNPIRERILTTSREEGLLNLGLRKGKKNILVFGGSQGAKNINEAMIACYRYFKNNSKLQIIHLTGMRNYQEVLQDLKEKGLDPSKYTQYKIMPYLDNMEWAYAVADLVIYRAGATGLAEITAKGIPAILIPYPYATGNHQEHNARSLEKAGAAIVIKDSELKGHKLVKLIEELINDGKRLKKMAQSSKRMGKPWARNTLINLIEDTAKGS, encoded by the coding sequence GTGAAATTAGTATTTACTGGAGGGGGGACAGGGGGACATATCTATCCAGCCCTGGCCCTTGCAGAATCGTTTCGCAAAAAAGGAGATGAAATTCTTTACATTGGTTCTAATGATGGCCTCGAAAGGAGAATAGTACCAGAAGAGGGTTTTGATTTTCAAGGTATTGAGGTAGCTCCTTTTCCCAGGAATCTCTCTGTTCATCTCTTTTCTTCTTTGTTAAAAACAGGAAGGGGTTTTATTCAGGCCAGAAAATTATTGAGAAAATTTAAGCCAGATGTTGTAATCGGTACAGGAGGTTTTGTGTCCGGACCTGTAGTACTGGCTGCTGCTTTACAAAAGATCCCAACAGTAATTCACGAACAGAATGCCTATCCAGGACTGGCAAATAGATTACTGGCTCCATTTGTTACCCGGATTGCTTTAAATTTCAAAGAGGCGGACAGGCATTTTAAGGAAAAAGCAAGGGAAAAAATAGAGATAACCGGAAATCCTATCAGGGAAAGAATATTAACAACTTCCAGGGAGGAAGGACTATTAAATCTGGGTCTTAGAAAAGGCAAAAAAAATATACTTGTTTTTGGGGGAAGTCAGGGAGCTAAAAATATTAATGAGGCAATGATTGCTTGTTATAGATACTTTAAAAATAATTCTAAACTACAGATTATTCATTTGACAGGGATGAGAAATTATCAAGAGGTTCTACAGGATTTAAAGGAAAAGGGATTAGATCCCTCTAAATATACACAATATAAAATAATGCCTTATTTAGATAATATGGAATGGGCTTATGCCGTGGCTGACCTGGTTATTTACAGGGCCGGGGCTACTGGTCTGGCTGAGATAACAGCAAAAGGTATCCCTGCAATTTTGATCCCCTACCCTTATGCAACCGGGAATCATCAAGAACATAATGCCCGTAGCCTTGAAAAAGCGGGGGCGGCAATAGTTATTAAAGATAGCGAATTAAAGGGTCATAAGTTAGTGAAACTAATAGAAGAATTAATTAATGACGGAAAACGTTTAAAGAAAATGGCTCAATCCAGTAAAAGGATGGGTAAACCCTGGGCCCGCAATACTTTAATAAATTTAATTGAAGATACTGCAAAGGGTAGTTGA
- the sigG gene encoding RNA polymerase sporulation sigma factor SigG, with the protein MGNKVEISGVNTSELPVLSNEEMRKLFKKMQQGDWSARQKIINGNLRLVLSVIQRFNNRGENVDDLFQVGCIGLIKAIDNFDLSQNVRFSTYAVPMIIGEIRRYLRDNNPIRVSRSLRDTAYKALQMKESLKNKKSEEPSLKEVSEELGIPRSEIIFALDAIQDPISLFEPIYHDGGDPIFVMDQISDEKTEDENWLEGIAVREGLRKLSPREKLILAYRFYEGKTQMEVANEIGISQAQVSRLEKAALKRLKRHVKEDR; encoded by the coding sequence ATGGGAAACAAGGTAGAAATAAGTGGAGTAAACACTTCAGAACTACCTGTTTTATCCAATGAAGAAATGCGTAAGCTCTTTAAGAAAATGCAGCAGGGCGACTGGTCAGCTCGTCAGAAGATAATAAATGGGAACTTAAGATTAGTATTAAGTGTGATACAACGTTTTAATAATCGAGGAGAAAATGTTGATGACCTTTTTCAGGTTGGTTGTATTGGTTTAATTAAAGCCATTGACAACTTTGATTTAAGTCAAAATGTCAGGTTTTCAACCTATGCTGTTCCCATGATTATCGGTGAGATAAGAAGGTATTTAAGGGACAATAATCCTATCAGGGTCAGTCGTTCATTACGGGATACTGCCTATAAAGCCCTGCAGATGAAAGAGAGCTTAAAAAATAAAAAGTCAGAAGAACCCTCATTAAAAGAAGTTTCTGAAGAACTGGGAATTCCCAGATCTGAGATTATATTTGCGCTGGATGCGATTCAGGACCCGATTTCCCTCTTCGAACCTATCTACCATGATGGTGGTGACCCCATATTTGTCATGGACCAGATAAGTGATGAGAAAACAGAGGATGAAAACTGGCTTGAAGGTATTGCGGTCAGGGAGGGATTAAGAAAGTTAAGTCCCAGGGAAAAGCTTATTCTGGCTTATAGATTTTATGAAGGCAAGACCCAGATGGAGGTAGCCAATGAGATCGGAATATCTCAGGCCCAGGTTTCAAGACTGGAAAAGGCTGCATTAAAAAGGTTAAAAAGGCATGTAAAGGAGGATAGATAA
- the nrdR gene encoding transcriptional regulator NrdR: MKCPYCHHLESKVVDSRYTKEHTSIRRRRECLNCGERFTTYERIEDIPLMVIKRNGQREFFDRNKLLTGIMKSCEKRPIPQEKIEQVVDDIEKELNNKMKQEIASTEIGEMVMERLKDIDEVAYVRFASVYRQFKDVNKFKQELERLLQED, translated from the coding sequence ATGAAATGCCCATACTGTCACCATCTGGAAAGTAAAGTAGTTGATTCGAGGTATACTAAAGAACATACTTCAATTCGTCGTCGGAGAGAATGTCTTAACTGTGGGGAAAGGTTTACAACTTATGAACGTATTGAAGATATACCCCTTATGGTAATTAAAAGGAATGGACAGCGGGAGTTTTTCGACAGAAATAAATTGTTAACAGGTATAATGAAATCCTGTGAAAAAAGACCTATTCCCCAGGAGAAGATTGAACAAGTTGTTGATGATATCGAAAAAGAGTTAAATAATAAAATGAAGCAGGAGATAGCCAGTACTGAAATTGGAGAAATGGTTATGGAACGTTTAAAAGATATTGATGAAGTTGCTTATGTCCGGTTTGCTTCTGTTTACCGCCAGTTTAAAGACGTAAATAAATTTAAGCAGGAGCTGGAGAGATTACTCCAGGAAGATTAA
- the pgeF gene encoding peptidoglycan editing factor PgeF: MFVWNGAGPLQYLEIEEFKDNGVTAIFTSRRGGVSKGSYGTLNLGFHSGDDHQNVVENRKIISSSIKIDYHNFVAGEQVHGNKVYIVAEEDKGKGALDYNTSISGVDALITDRPGLPLISFYADCVPLYFLAPSRRVIALAHAGWKGTLLKIGQKTIEKMNQYFDINIKNCLAAIGPSISPDVYEVDDRVVGRFKEKFTEWRDIVVDKGKGYYLLNLWEANRIVLNKAGIPSKNIITSGYCTYKYDNFFYSYRRDGAKTGRMASIIVI, translated from the coding sequence TTGTTTGTCTGGAATGGAGCCGGGCCCTTACAATACTTAGAAATTGAGGAATTTAAGGACAATGGGGTTACAGCTATTTTTACAAGTAGGCGCGGTGGAGTTAGCAAAGGGAGTTATGGCACCCTTAATCTAGGATTTCACTCCGGTGATGACCACCAAAATGTTGTTGAAAATAGAAAGATTATTTCTTCTTCAATTAAAATAGATTACCATAACTTTGTAGCCGGGGAGCAAGTTCACGGTAATAAAGTATATATAGTTGCTGAAGAAGATAAAGGCAAGGGAGCCCTGGATTACAATACAAGCATAAGCGGGGTTGATGCCTTAATAACTGATAGGCCCGGGCTTCCTTTAATATCATTTTATGCCGATTGTGTTCCTCTTTACTTTTTAGCTCCTTCCAGGAGAGTAATTGCCCTGGCTCATGCTGGCTGGAAAGGAACCTTATTAAAAATAGGGCAGAAAACGATAGAGAAAATGAACCAGTATTTTGATATTAATATTAAAAACTGTCTGGCAGCAATTGGTCCTTCTATTTCACCCGATGTTTATGAAGTTGATGACAGGGTAGTGGGCAGGTTCAAAGAAAAATTTACTGAATGGCGAGATATTGTGGTAGATAAGGGGAAGGGATACTACCTGTTGAACCTGTGGGAGGCCAACCGGATTGTTTTAAATAAGGCCGGTATACCTTCTAAAAATATAATTACCAGTGGCTATTGTACTTATAAATATGATAATTTCTTTTATTCATACAGGAGAGATGGGGCAAAGACTGGAAGAATGGCCAGCATTATTGTAATCTAA
- a CDS encoding cell division protein FtsQ/DivIB, producing MTKPQNYYIYILVLISVIALVSFLSSPYFKIHSIKINSLSVLSETEVRKSIEQYRGVNIWLVDTHEVRERLLVDRYIKNAIVRKELPDTLNINIQEHIPLARININGKYFTFTSRGYILEKGSLNARLDVPEIKGMKFNYTDDRVLFGPSLEKIVQALEEIDIDTRARIRLINKSQDRLIAYIGHNYRVYLGSSDKVIYKLKILESILYKIDEENLKVDYIDLSIVRKPVIRLKK from the coding sequence GTGACAAAGCCGCAAAACTACTATATTTATATACTTGTTTTGATAAGTGTAATAGCTCTGGTTTCATTTTTATCATCCCCTTATTTTAAAATACATTCAATAAAGATAAATTCTTTAAGTGTATTGAGTGAGACTGAAGTGAGAAAATCTATAGAACAATACAGGGGTGTTAATATCTGGTTAGTGGATACCCATGAAGTTAGAGAACGGTTGCTGGTGGACCGTTATATAAAAAATGCTATTGTGAGAAAAGAACTTCCTGATACCCTGAATATAAATATACAAGAACATATACCCCTGGCCAGGATAAATATTAATGGTAAGTACTTTACTTTTACTTCTAGAGGTTATATCCTGGAGAAGGGGTCTTTAAACGCCAGATTAGATGTGCCTGAAATAAAAGGAATGAAGTTTAACTATACAGATGACAGGGTGTTATTTGGTCCATCTTTAGAAAAGATTGTACAGGCCCTTGAAGAAATAGATATTGATACCAGAGCCCGGATAAGGCTAATTAATAAAAGTCAGGATAGATTAATTGCTTATATTGGTCATAATTACAGGGTTTATCTGGGTTCAAGTGATAAGGTCATATATAAATTGAAAATTCTGGAGTCAATTCTTTATAAAATAGATGAGGAAAACCTCAAGGTTGATTACATAGATTTGAGCATAGTCCGGAAACCGGTAATCAGGCTCAAAAAATGA
- the ftsZ gene encoding cell division protein FtsZ has translation MFDIGTEIEQFANIKVVGVGGGGNNAVNRMIEEGLDGVEFIAINTDAQALLSSNAGMTIRIGEKITRGLGAGADPTIGKEAAEESREEIAQVLEGADMVFITAGMGGGTGTGAAPVVAEIAKNLGALTVGVVTKPFTVEGRKRMEKAEKGIEELKTKVDTLIIIPNDRLLEVAERQTSLMEAFKIADDVLRQGVQGISDLITITGIINLDFADVKTIMTDAGSALMGIGHAKGEDRATEAAKLAIASPLLEASIDGAKGVLLNITGGTDLGIHEANEAARVIQEVADPDANIILGAVIDESLEDEVKVTVIATGFDSQENKEENHIEDFKPDFNTENFTGDDLDIPAFLRRQKG, from the coding sequence GTGTTTGATATCGGAACAGAAATAGAGCAATTTGCCAATATAAAGGTTGTTGGTGTCGGTGGGGGTGGCAATAATGCAGTAAATCGGATGATTGAAGAAGGACTCGATGGTGTTGAATTTATTGCCATTAATACCGATGCCCAGGCTTTACTGTCATCTAATGCTGGTATGACTATTAGAATTGGTGAAAAGATTACCAGGGGGTTAGGGGCAGGTGCTGACCCTACAATCGGGAAGGAGGCTGCTGAAGAAAGCCGGGAAGAGATCGCACAGGTGTTAGAAGGTGCTGATATGGTTTTTATTACTGCTGGAATGGGAGGTGGCACTGGAACAGGAGCAGCTCCGGTTGTGGCCGAAATAGCCAAAAATCTGGGTGCCCTGACTGTAGGGGTAGTTACCAAGCCTTTTACTGTTGAAGGCAGAAAAAGGATGGAAAAGGCTGAAAAAGGGATAGAAGAACTCAAGACTAAAGTAGATACCCTGATTATTATTCCCAATGACCGTCTCCTGGAAGTTGCTGAAAGGCAGACAAGTTTAATGGAGGCCTTCAAAATTGCTGATGATGTTCTGCGACAGGGCGTCCAGGGTATTTCGGATTTGATTACTATTACCGGAATAATTAATCTTGATTTTGCTGATGTCAAGACTATTATGACTGATGCCGGTTCAGCCCTGATGGGGATTGGCCATGCTAAAGGAGAAGATAGGGCTACAGAAGCAGCCAAACTTGCGATAGCTTCACCCCTGCTGGAAGCCTCAATAGATGGGGCCAAAGGTGTTTTATTAAATATTACAGGTGGCACGGATCTTGGTATTCATGAGGCCAATGAAGCTGCCCGGGTTATTCAGGAAGTAGCTGACCCAGATGCCAATATTATTTTAGGGGCTGTTATCGATGAAAGCCTGGAAGATGAAGTGAAAGTAACGGTTATAGCAACCGGCTTTGATTCACAGGAAAATAAAGAAGAAAACCATATTGAAGACTTCAAACCAGATTTTAATACAGAGAATTTTACTGGTGATGATCTGGATATTCCTGCTTTTCTTCGCCGCCAGAAGGGTTAA
- the spoIIR gene encoding stage II sporulation protein R produces MKVLKVITGLIFLTVVLLSINANSAYVIKDTSDLINAYNNNNLVRFHVVANSNSPEDQYIKRQVRDEVIKYMSRTSPDGLKKQVSKTRLQEIEEFTNNLLTNEGVDYRARVQYGRFYFPKRTYGKLTLPAGDYNALKIILGKGQGANWWCVLFPPLCVQEKNQSASVSGSIKSSKIEFRFKILELLQDNKKKINDIKLTRILINKLELNKFIYREKFIDSQPEGVYN; encoded by the coding sequence ATGAAAGTATTGAAAGTTATAACCGGACTAATATTTTTAACTGTTGTATTATTGAGTATAAATGCAAATAGCGCCTATGTAATTAAAGATACTTCTGATCTTATTAATGCCTATAATAACAATAATCTAGTTCGATTCCATGTAGTTGCCAATAGTAATTCACCTGAGGATCAATATATAAAAAGACAGGTCAGGGATGAAGTAATAAAGTATATGTCAAGAACCAGCCCTGACGGGTTAAAGAAACAGGTTAGTAAGACACGTTTACAGGAGATTGAAGAATTTACAAATAACCTCCTTACGAATGAAGGCGTGGATTACCGGGCCCGGGTTCAATATGGAAGATTTTATTTTCCGAAAAGGACGTACGGGAAACTTACATTACCAGCAGGAGATTATAATGCCCTGAAAATAATTCTTGGTAAAGGACAGGGAGCAAACTGGTGGTGTGTTTTGTTTCCACCCCTTTGTGTCCAGGAAAAAAATCAATCTGCTTCAGTATCAGGGAGTATAAAATCATCAAAAATTGAGTTCAGGTTTAAAATTTTGGAGCTTTTACAGGATAATAAGAAGAAAATTAATGATATAAAACTGACCCGTATTTTAATAAATAAACTGGAGCTGAATAAATTTATTTATAGAGAAAAATTTATAGATAGTCAGCCAGAGGGGGTTTATAATTAA
- a CDS encoding sigma-E processing peptidase SpoIIGA produces MVIYADITFINNFLMTLAIIWAVGHILEYKTSWIRLLLAALIGTIYLFVIIIIKIYQLSLFINIAIHILLNILIAIAMVRVAFGRISKKHLWKGVGYLYLVSFITIGTTISIFYMYGGAPIQSSGFVLRVVGLLILVVIARYGWKFVQSYVTPDNFFVPVTIVTGDHRIRLKGLVDTGNKLKDPLTGVPVVIVYIKDIIELFPDKIKNKINSRNYDIYKIISIFNDDGWGNRVRVLPFSDLGQEHGILLGFRPDTIIIEYKDNYIKTRKVIIGLSGHKLDDEDSYQVLLHPQLIRLPV; encoded by the coding sequence ATGGTTATCTATGCTGATATTACCTTTATTAATAATTTTTTAATGACATTGGCCATAATCTGGGCGGTTGGCCATATCCTGGAATACAAGACATCCTGGATTAGATTATTATTAGCAGCCTTAATAGGTACAATTTACTTATTTGTGATTATTATTATTAAGATATATCAACTTTCATTATTTATAAATATAGCCATACATATATTATTAAATATTTTAATAGCCATTGCCATGGTCAGGGTGGCTTTTGGTAGAATTTCAAAAAAACATCTCTGGAAAGGAGTTGGTTACCTTTATCTTGTTAGTTTTATAACTATAGGTACTACCATATCTATCTTTTATATGTATGGTGGTGCTCCTATCCAAAGCAGTGGTTTTGTATTAAGAGTGGTAGGATTGCTAATACTTGTTGTTATCGCCAGGTATGGATGGAAGTTTGTGCAGAGTTATGTAACCCCGGATAACTTTTTTGTTCCTGTAACTATAGTTACCGGTGACCACAGGATAAGGCTAAAGGGACTGGTTGATACAGGAAATAAATTAAAGGACCCTCTGACCGGTGTACCTGTTGTTATTGTATATATAAAAGATATTATAGAGTTGTTTCCCGATAAAATAAAAAATAAAATAAATTCCAGGAATTATGATATATATAAGATTATATCAATTTTTAATGATGATGGCTGGGGGAACAGGGTCAGGGTTTTACCCTTTTCTGATCTCGGACAAGAGCATGGTATTCTCCTGGGGTTTCGTCCTGATACTATCATAATTGAATATAAAGATAATTATATAAAGACCAGGAAGGTTATAATTGGTTTATCCGGACATAAACTTGATGATGAGGATAGTTATCAGGTTTTACTTCATCCTCAACTTATAAGACTCCCGGTGTAA
- the murC gene encoding UDP-N-acetylmuramate--L-alanine ligase: protein MASKKHVHLIGIGGISMSGIAQMLLKRGYKVSGSDLKDSPLLDRLRRSGANVYIGHSPENIKGADMIVISTAIPEDNSELQAARKAGLPVYGRAQMIAKLMEDKKTIAISGTHGKTTTTSMVATILKENKMDPTVMVGGVLNNIGGNVYLGKGEYFVTEADESDGSLLYFDPSGVVVTNIEFDHHDYYDSKEKLLNTFKEFVNKIPKDGKAIVYAEDDNIRKILDNEDRRVLTYGINAGKLKAININTLPFGSYYNLVYGERVLGEIRLQVPGVHNVLNSLAAVAVGMYVGLSFTDIQESLGKFYGVHRRFEKKGLIDSILIIDDYAHHPTEIKATLKAARNTGYERIIAIFQPHRYSRTRHFMEEFAKCFDDVDHLIVTDIYSASEKPIPGVTAEKLALKIDNCNGPDVDYIPELEEVVDYVEKIIKPRDLVITIGAGNVYKVGDRLVNRLREKREMA from the coding sequence TTGGCCTCAAAAAAACATGTTCATCTGATTGGTATTGGTGGTATTTCAATGAGTGGAATTGCCCAGATGTTATTAAAAAGAGGCTATAAGGTTAGTGGATCTGATTTAAAGGATTCACCTTTACTCGATAGATTACGACGGTCAGGAGCCAATGTTTATATTGGTCATTCCCCTGAAAATATAAAAGGGGCCGATATGATAGTAATTTCAACAGCAATTCCTGAGGATAATAGTGAACTTCAGGCTGCCAGAAAAGCAGGACTACCTGTTTACGGTAGGGCACAGATGATTGCAAAACTTATGGAAGACAAGAAAACAATAGCTATTTCAGGTACCCATGGAAAAACCACTACTACATCAATGGTAGCTACTATTTTAAAAGAAAACAAAATGGATCCTACAGTTATGGTTGGTGGTGTTTTGAATAACATTGGTGGTAATGTTTATCTGGGGAAAGGTGAATATTTTGTTACAGAAGCTGATGAGAGTGATGGTTCATTGCTGTATTTTGATCCTAGCGGGGTTGTAGTTACTAATATAGAATTTGACCATCATGATTACTATGATAGCAAAGAAAAGCTCTTAAATACATTTAAAGAATTTGTCAATAAAATTCCTAAAGATGGTAAGGCAATTGTTTATGCTGAAGATGATAACATAAGAAAAATATTAGACAATGAGGACCGCAGGGTTTTAACTTACGGAATTAATGCTGGAAAGCTAAAGGCCATAAACATAAATACCCTCCCCTTTGGAAGCTATTATAACCTGGTATATGGGGAGCGAGTCCTGGGAGAAATCAGGTTACAGGTTCCTGGAGTTCACAATGTATTAAATTCCCTGGCTGCAGTGGCAGTGGGAATGTATGTTGGCCTTAGTTTTACCGATATTCAGGAGTCACTGGGCAAATTCTATGGTGTTCACCGGCGTTTTGAGAAAAAGGGGTTAATTGATAGTATCCTTATTATTGATGATTATGCTCACCATCCTACTGAAATAAAAGCTACCTTAAAAGCTGCCAGGAATACAGGTTATGAAAGAATAATTGCTATTTTCCAACCACATCGGTATTCCCGTACCAGGCACTTTATGGAGGAGTTTGCTAAATGTTTCGACGATGTAGACCATCTTATAGTAACAGATATTTATAGTGCCAGTGAAAAACCGATACCGGGAGTTACTGCTGAAAAGCTGGCCTTGAAGATTGATAATTGTAACGGTCCTGATGTGGATTATATTCCTGAACTTGAAGAGGTCGTAGACTATGTTGAAAAAATAATTAAACCCCGGGACCTGGTTATTACAATTGGAGCAGGGAATGTTTACAAAGTTGGAGACCGACTTGTCAATAGATTAAGGGAAAAGCGGGAGATGGCATAA
- the ftsA gene encoding cell division protein FtsA, which yields MGIRRIITGLDIGTTKICAMIAEVNSEDKLDIIGIGLSPSHGLRKGIVVDIDKTSNAIKQAVEKAERMAGRQIDSAFVGIAGSHISSLNSHGVVAVSGEEKEIKPSDIQRVMEAAKIIPLSAEEEIIHVLAREFIVDGCPGIKDPLGMSGVRLEVETHIVTGSTTSIQNLVKSVLRAGLDVDDIVLEPLASSESVLTEDEKELGVALVDVGGGTTDLIVFQEGSITYTSVLPVGGNHVSNDIAVGLRTPIAEAEKIKIMAGSATTKNIGDDEYIEVVSASRKKKNKIPRKALCEVIEPRMQEIFNLVKRELDEVGPRDLTPAGVVLTGGASLLEGAEELASEVIGLPVRLGEPDYVNGLTDVIDNPVYVKKGKQVPKAIFSTAVGLVEYGLKYDQPSRDNNRGEIVSDFFGKLKNWFNDFF from the coding sequence GTGGGTATTCGTAGAATTATTACCGGACTAGATATAGGGACAACAAAGATTTGTGCTATGATAGCAGAAGTTAATTCTGAAGATAAACTGGATATCATTGGTATTGGCCTCTCCCCTTCCCATGGTTTAAGGAAAGGTATTGTGGTTGATATAGATAAAACCAGTAATGCCATTAAACAGGCCGTAGAGAAAGCAGAAAGAATGGCCGGGCGGCAGATAGATTCAGCTTTTGTCGGAATCGCCGGTTCCCACATATCTTCTCTCAATAGTCATGGGGTTGTAGCTGTTAGTGGAGAAGAAAAGGAGATAAAACCCAGTGATATCCAGCGGGTTATGGAAGCTGCCAAGATAATTCCCCTTTCTGCCGAGGAAGAAATTATTCATGTCCTGGCCCGGGAATTTATAGTTGATGGCTGTCCTGGAATAAAGGATCCTCTGGGTATGTCAGGGGTCAGGCTAGAAGTGGAAACCCATATCGTTACCGGTTCTACAACTTCGATACAGAATCTGGTAAAAAGTGTACTCAGGGCAGGACTGGATGTTGATGATATTGTTCTGGAACCCCTTGCTTCCAGTGAATCGGTTTTAACCGAGGATGAGAAGGAATTAGGGGTAGCCCTGGTAGATGTGGGTGGTGGAACTACTGATCTTATTGTTTTTCAGGAGGGTAGTATTACATACACCTCTGTTTTACCAGTTGGGGGAAATCATGTTAGTAATGACATAGCTGTTGGATTAAGAACCCCGATAGCTGAAGCAGAGAAGATTAAAATAATGGCAGGTTCGGCAACTACAAAAAATATAGGAGATGATGAATATATAGAAGTGGTTTCCGCCAGTCGGAAAAAAAAGAATAAAATTCCGCGAAAGGCTCTGTGTGAAGTCATAGAACCCCGGATGCAGGAAATTTTCAATCTGGTAAAAAGGGAGCTGGATGAAGTTGGCCCCCGGGATTTAACACCGGCCGGTGTTGTTTTGACCGGTGGTGCTTCCCTGCTTGAGGGAGCAGAAGAGCTGGCTTCTGAGGTTATCGGCCTGCCGGTTAGACTTGGGGAACCTGATTATGTAAATGGGTTAACCGATGTAATCGATAATCCGGTATATGTGAAAAAAGGCAAACAGGTTCCTAAAGCAATATTCTCAACAGCGGTTGGATTGGTAGAGTATGGATTAAAATATGACCAGCCATCCCGTGATAATAATCGTGGCGAAATAGTTAGTGATTTTTTCGGAAAACTTAAAAACTGGTTTAATGATTTTTTCTAG
- the sigE gene encoding RNA polymerase sporulation sigma factor SigE has protein sequence MIKRFYFLLKFKIQILWIKSLQKLGLYKSPVYYLGSSETLPPPLEEDEEDYLLKRLSEGDNSVRQLLIKHNLRLVVYIARKFSNTGIDIEDLVSIGTIGLIKAVKTFDVNKNIKLATYASRCIENEILMYLRKNSRKKAEISFDDPLNIDWDGNELKLSDVMGTEGDIIYRNIESEIDWELLKDAMKTLSDREKKILILRFGLLNSGETKTQKDVADLLGISQSYISRLEKRIIRKLKREVARMC, from the coding sequence ATGATTAAAAGGTTTTATTTCCTGTTAAAGTTTAAAATACAAATATTATGGATTAAGTCCCTTCAGAAATTGGGATTATATAAGTCTCCGGTTTATTACCTGGGTAGTAGTGAAACCCTGCCACCTCCATTGGAGGAAGATGAGGAAGATTACCTTTTGAAAAGGTTGAGTGAGGGGGATAATAGTGTCCGGCAGTTGCTGATAAAACACAACCTTAGACTGGTTGTTTATATTGCCAGGAAATTTAGTAATACCGGTATTGATATTGAGGACCTGGTTTCAATAGGAACTATTGGCTTGATCAAAGCGGTTAAGACCTTTGATGTTAACAAAAATATTAAACTGGCTACCTACGCTTCCCGGTGTATTGAGAATGAAATACTTATGTATTTGAGGAAAAATAGCCGTAAGAAGGCAGAAATTTCGTTCGATGACCCCCTGAATATTGACTGGGATGGTAATGAATTAAAACTGTCAGATGTTATGGGGACTGAAGGTGATATAATTTACAGGAATATAGAATCAGAAATTGACTGGGAACTATTGAAAGATGCCATGAAAACATTAAGTGATAGGGAGAAAAAAATCCTTATATTGAGATTTGGACTTTTAAATTCAGGAGAAACAAAGACCCAGAAGGATGTAGCTGATTTACTGGGAATATCCCAGTCATATATATCCAGGCTTGAAAAAAGAATTATAAGAAAATTAAAGAGAGAAGTGGCCAGGATGTGTTAG